From the genome of Rhodothermales bacterium, one region includes:
- the hpt gene encoding hypoxanthine phosphoribosyltransferase: MQKNDPSVDTSSYVYCRGERFRKYLDEDTIQERVRALAGEIDATYAGKRPIFIAVLNGAFMFFSDLLKAITIECEVDFMKLSSYGDAKVSSGNVSELKRIDAAIEGRHVIVVEDIVDTGLSMAYILERMAGYRPASLRTAVLLHKHEATRVEVLLDYVAFAIPDLFVLGYGLDYGQLGRNLPAIYVLDPP; the protein is encoded by the coding sequence ATGCAAAAAAACGATCCGTCCGTGGATACCTCTTCGTACGTGTATTGCCGTGGCGAGCGGTTTCGGAAGTATCTGGACGAGGACACGATCCAGGAGCGGGTGCGTGCTCTGGCCGGCGAGATCGACGCTACGTATGCCGGCAAACGGCCTATTTTCATCGCCGTGCTGAACGGTGCGTTCATGTTTTTCTCCGACCTCCTCAAGGCGATCACGATCGAATGTGAGGTCGACTTCATGAAGTTGTCGTCCTACGGCGACGCCAAGGTGTCCAGCGGCAACGTGAGCGAGCTGAAGCGGATCGACGCCGCGATTGAGGGTCGGCACGTAATCGTCGTAGAGGATATCGTCGACACCGGTCTTTCGATGGCCTACATCCTGGAGCGGATGGCCGGGTACCGGCCGGCGTCGTTGCGGACGGCTGTGCTGCTGCACAAGCATGAGGCGACGCGGGTGGAGGTGCTTCTGGATTATGTCGCCTTCGCCATTCCCGACCTGTTTGTGCTCGGCTACGGGCTCGATTACGGCCAGCTCGGGCGCAACCTCCCCGCAATTTACGTGCTCGATCCGCCATAA